Genomic DNA from Gemmatimonadaceae bacterium:
CAAACTGTTGGCGGGAATCACCGCGGAATTGTCCTTCACCGAAACAACGGTCGGAGCCAGGCTCACCCACATCCTGTTCCCCCGCGTCGTTGATGTGCCGCCCTGGGAGAAGGTGGCGCTGACATCGATGCTCGTCCCGCGGCACAGGCTGACGGCCCCCGTCGTCGGCGTGACGGTGCACGCTTTCACCGCGGTCGACGTGATCATCGTGCCCGACCGCGCGATGTCACGGGTCATTGCCGGACAGTCCGGATTGGCCGCCGTCTCGGGGCATGTGCAGACCGAGACCAGCGGGATCGCTGGATCGGCGTACCGTTGGCGCAGCGTCGATCCATTGTTGGCGGAAGAGCGATTGAGCCAGGAGTCAACGCTCAAGTGCATCTGGGCCACCTGACCCACCGAGAAATACTGGGCGATGCCGGCAGGCCCTGCGCCATGACGTTGTACTGATCACCGCCCTCGCTCCGGTAGAACCCCACGTATTCCTCGCCGTGCCCCCAGTCGGGCCGGAACAGCCCGAGTGCATGCCCGATCTCGTGCGCCAGGGTATTTGGCTGCTGGGTATCGACATCCATGAGGATGATGTTGGGGGCGTCCGACGTCACGCACGTGTAACCGGCCTTGTCACCGCCCGTCTCGTCGACCACATCGTGCAGGTAATAGATGTTGAGTCGGCCAGCGGCGTACAGCGCCGATTGGGCCCTGATGTCAGATGCGTTCGCGCATCCCCCACGAAGGAGCCCTGCGTGCAATGGAGCGAACTCGATTTGCGGTTCGACCGCCGGATTGACGTCATCAACCAACTCGATCCCGGCAAAGCTGTTCTGCAGCACCAGCATCGCCTCGCCGAGGTGTATATCCCGGATGAGCCCGCGCATTGCCTGTCGTTCCGACTCGGTGTCAATCGCCGGATCGCTGACAATGATCCGTGCCGGCAGTGGCAGTCATGTCGGTGGCACCGTCGCGCTCACCGCGTCTCCCAGCGCGCTCGTCCACGGAATTTCCGCGGCGCCATTCACGCAGGTGGGCGCCCGATCATGCGCGAGGAGCAACAACGCCAGGTGACACGCGGCGCCGGCGGCATCCGCCGCGGTGGCATTGCCGGGAACGATGACCGATCCGATTCCCTGCAACGGCGGCGCAAAATCATTCTGGCAGGCGGCCGTGCCGGAGACGTCCACGCCGAGGTCGAGCAGCGCTATCAACTCTGAGGACGTTGCGCCGGTGACGACCTTGTCGAATTGCGGCGCGCACTCGGTTTGGATGACCACATCGACGATCCCGGTGGCGGGCACCGTCACGGTGCGGGACTGCGGAGGGCAACCAATCACTCGCACCACCACCGTGTGGACACCTTCGGGGACGGACAGCTCCGCACGCCCGGACAGGTTCGTGATCGCGCCGATGGTGGTGGCCTGAACCAGAACGGGAATGTTGCCCAGGCCGACGCCTGCACCATTCATGACCAGGACGTCCACGTTGCCATGCTGCGTCGCACGCGAGTGACCCGACGGACAGCGCAAGGAGCAGTGCTGACCCTGGCGAACGGCGTCGTGACCGACCCCCGCTCCGTCAGCCCGCCGGCCGCCGCCGTTGAACGAATAGCGTCGCTGCATGGTCATCTCCGCCGATAAGACTCGCCGATCGGTCAACATGATCGCAAGCGACACACCAATCGGAGTAGTCTCAAGCCGCAATCATGTGTCGTCCTGTTGGAGACCGCAACAGCGCGGGGCAGGGCGCGCCGACCTGGTATCGACGATCAGATCGCTAAAAGCTGAGGCTGGCACCTTCTTTTCACCCCGGCCGTGGACGGGCGGTGCCGCCGATCAGCACGGGACCTGGCAGAGTCGGCCGGGGCTGGCTACCGGCTGTGCGTGTACATCATCTCCACCAGCTCATCGTACATGATTTCCGCCCTCGCATCACCGGATCGGATGGCTGAGGTGGCGCAGTGCTTGAGATGATTGCGCATGAGTTCCCGACCCACGCTGCGTAGCGCTTCGTGCACCGACGAGATCTGCGTCATGATGTCCGCGCAGTAGCGGTCTTCCTCCACCATCTTCTGCAGTCCACGTACCTGCCCTTCGATACGACGCAGGCGCTTGCGATTGCGCTCCTTGGCATCGCTCGACACGGCGACAGCCTTCTTCATGACCGCTTTCCTGGCGACGGCCATCACGCGATCCGCGCGCCGCGCAGGCGCAAACTGTTCGTGACTACGCTCACCGAGCTGAACGCCATGGCGGCGCTGGCGAGAATGGGACTCAACAGCAGTCCAAACGCGGGGTAGAGCGCACCGGCTGCAATGGGAATACCAATCACGTTGTACAGGAACGCCCAGAACAGATTCTGTTGCATGGTGCGCATGGTCCGACGCGAGAGCTCGATAGCTTGCGCGGCGCTGTGCAGGTCACCGCGCATGAGCACCACATCACCGGCCTCTACGGCTACATCGGTGCCCGTGCCAATCGCCATGCCCACATCGGCCTGCGCCAATGCCGGTGCATCGTTGATACCGTCGCCCACCATCGCCACCACCTTGCCCTCGGCCTGCAGCCGCTTGATCTCGGCCACTTTCCCTTCGGGCAACACGCCGGCCACCACGCGATCGATCTGCGCTTCCTTCGCGATGGCGTTGGCCGTGCGCTGATGGTCGCCGGTAAGCATCACCACCTCGAGCCCCATCACGTGCAGACGCCCAATCGCGGCACGTGAGGACGCCTTGATGGGATCGGCCACGGCAATCACGCCGGCCAGGGCGCCATCCACCGCAATGAACATGGGTGTCTTGCCGTCGGAGGCGAGCTGGTTCGCCACCGCGCGAAGCGGAGTGACATCAACGGCATAGTCGGCCAGCAGCGACTCGTTTCCCACGGTGACCGCGAACCCGTCCACCACACCAATGGCGCCGCGCCCCGTATGCGATTCAAACGACTGCGGAGCCTGCACGGCAAGCCCGCGCGTGCGCGCCTCTCGTACGATCGCGTCGGCCAGCGGGTGTTCGCTGAGCGTTTCCAGCGACGCGGTGATCGCCAGCAGGTCGTCGGGCGTGTGCGCCTGACTGTCAAACGCGCCGCCGGGCGCCGCCACTACATCGGTGACCGTGGGTCGACCTTCTGTCACGGTGCCAGTCTTGTCGAGCACCACCGTGGTGATATCGCCGGCACGCTGCAGCACCTCGCCACCCTTGAACAGCACGCCAAGCTCCGCGCCCTTGCCGGTGGACACCATGACAGCCGTGGGCACGGCAAGCCCCATGGCACAGGGGCAGGCGATGATGAGCACCGCCACGGCCGCAGCAAACGCGCGCACCCCAGGGGCATTGCTTGCCGCCAGAAACCACACCACGAACGTGACCACCGCCAATGACATCACGACCGGCACGAAGATCCCCGAAATCCGGTCGGCCAGTCGCTGAATGGGAGCTCGCGATCCCTGCGCGTCGCGCATCAACTTCACAATCTGCGCCAGCACGCTGTCCGAGCCCAGGGTGGTGGCGCGATAGCGAAAGGCGCCGGTGCGATTGATGGTGGCGCCAATGACGTGATCACCCGCACGCTTGGCCACCGGCAGCGATTCGCCGGTGAGCATGCTTTCATCCACGGCGCTCTCACCCGAGACAATCTCGCCGTCCACTGCAATGCGTTCACCGGGACGCACGGTCAGCACATCGCCGCGCATCACCTGTTCCACCGGCACGTCCACCTCGAGTCCGTCGCGCAGCACACGCGCCGTCTTGGGGCGCAGATTCACCAGCAGACGGAGGGCCGCCGACGTGCGCTTCTTGGCGCGCGCCTCGAACATGTTGCCGGTGAGGATGAGCGCGATGATGATGACCACCGCTTCGTAGTACACATCCGGCGCTATGCCACGCGTCAGGAAGAACTGCGGTGCCACGGTGGCCACAACGGAGTACACGAAGGCGGCACCGGTGCCCACCGCCACCAAGGTGTTCATGTCGGCGGCGTGATGGCGAAAGGCCGCCCACGCATGCGTGTAGAAGTGACGCCCGGCCCAGGCCATCACCACCACGGTGATCACCAGCAGTGCCCACGAGATCCCCTGCGCCGGCAGCGCATACAACCACGGCGCGACGCGGCGCAGCGCGGGGTCCATGACTTCCATGACCCAGCGCATGAACGGATCGACCACGGCGGCGGCGCCGGACATGTCCATCGCCCGGTTGCTCATGAGCGGCATGGAAAGCACCATCACCAGCAGGCCAACGATGGCGCTGACGATGGCCTTCAGGCGCAACGCGCGGAATTCGTCATCGGTTGAGCGATCGCGCGCGTCCTGTTCCTCAAACGCGGTCTGGTCGGGCGACGCGAGTTCCGCGCCGTATCCCGAGTCACGAATCGCCTCAACGAGCTTCGTGGGTGAGATGGATTGCGGGTCGAACGTGACGGTGGCGTTCTGCATCATCAGGTTCACCGTCGCGTCGGCGACGCCCGGTTGCTTCTGCAGCGTACGCTGAACGCGCGACTGGCACGCCGCGCACGTCATGCCCGTGACCGGGATGCGGATGGTCTCCGGCGCACTCACGGTGGCTTCGTCGCTCCGTCGGTCGTCACCGGACGCTCGGCGAAGAAGAAATACCAGTTGATCAGCGCGATGAGCGCGAGGCCGCCGCCCACCACCAGCCACTTCGTGGCCGTCATGCCGCCGAAGTCACCGCGTAGCCTTCCGCTTCCACGGCGTGCTTGATCTGGTCGGGCGATGTGGCGCCTTCGTCGTAGTGGACCGTCGCACTGCCAATGGCGACCTGATCGACCGTGACCCCCTTCGACCCCTCCAGGGCCTTCTTGACGGCGCCAACACAGTGGCCACAGGACATGCCACTGATGTGCATCGTGAGCTGCGTCATGGAGCACTCCTTGCAATGTGAAAGTGTGTTGAGGGTATATACCCCCCACCCCTATGTCAATCCGCTGATGTCCTACGCGACCGTGCCGAAGAGCCGCCCCACCAAGGCCGTGGCACCCATCGCCATCGCTCCCCAGAACGCCACGCGGGCCGCACCACGCCACATGGGGGCGCCCCCCAGATAGGCCGCCAGCGAGCCCAGACCGACCAACAACACCAGCGACGCAGCCACCACGATCATCGAGAGTCCGGACAGGGGCAGAAAGACGACCAGCAGCAGCGGCAAGGCGGCGCCGACGGCGAACGCCGCGGCGGACGACAACGCAGCCTGAAGGGGTCGTGCACGCGTCATGTGCGAAAGCCCCAACTCGTCGCGCGCATGGGCGCCGAGCGCGTCGTGCGCCGTCAGCTGAACGGCAACCTGCCCTGCCAGTTCGGGCGTCAGTCCCCGACCGACATAGATCCCGGCCAACTCGGACAGTTCGTATTCGGGATCGGCCGCCAACTCCCCGCGTTCGCGCGAGAGATCGGCCTGCTCGGTATCGGACTGCGAGCTCACCGAGACGTACTCGCCGGCGGCCATCGACAGGGCACCGGCCACCAAACCCGCCAACGCCGCCAGCAGCACCGGCTCGCGCGCCGATTGCGCCGCCGCTACGCCAACAACAAGACTGCTGGTGGAAATCAGACCATCATTGGCGCCGAGGACAGCGGCTCGAAGCCAGCCGATGTGCTCGGTGCGGTGCATTTCGCGATGTGCCATGTCGTCACCGTGCGTGCAATAAGGGGCAATTGGAGTATAGTTGAATGTACCGTATTGGCCGTTCGGCACGAATCCCATGATTGAGCACGTCGACATCCCCCATTGGCATCAGCAGACGTCCGCCGACGTTCTGGCGCAGTTGCACGCATCCGCCAGCGGCCTGCCGTCAGACGATGC
This window encodes:
- a CDS encoding metal-sensitive transcriptional regulator — translated: MKKAVAVSSDAKERNRKRLRRIEGQVRGLQKMVEEDRYCADIMTQISSVHEALRSVGRELMRNHLKHCATSAIRSGDARAEIMYDELVEMMYTHSR
- a CDS encoding copper-translocating P-type ATPase, translating into MTCAACQSRVQRTLQKQPGVADATVNLMMQNATVTFDPQSISPTKLVEAIRDSGYGAELASPDQTAFEEQDARDRSTDDEFRALRLKAIVSAIVGLLVMVLSMPLMSNRAMDMSGAAAVVDPFMRWVMEVMDPALRRVAPWLYALPAQGISWALLVITVVVMAWAGRHFYTHAWAAFRHHAADMNTLVAVGTGAAFVYSVVATVAPQFFLTRGIAPDVYYEAVVIIIALILTGNMFEARAKKRTSAALRLLVNLRPKTARVLRDGLEVDVPVEQVMRGDVLTVRPGERIAVDGEIVSGESAVDESMLTGESLPVAKRAGDHVIGATINRTGAFRYRATTLGSDSVLAQIVKLMRDAQGSRAPIQRLADRISGIFVPVVMSLAVVTFVVWFLAASNAPGVRAFAAAVAVLIIACPCAMGLAVPTAVMVSTGKGAELGVLFKGGEVLQRAGDITTVVLDKTGTVTEGRPTVTDVVAAPGGAFDSQAHTPDDLLAITASLETLSEHPLADAIVREARTRGLAVQAPQSFESHTGRGAIGVVDGFAVTVGNESLLADYAVDVTPLRAVANQLASDGKTPMFIAVDGALAGVIAVADPIKASSRAAIGRLHVMGLEVVMLTGDHQRTANAIAKEAQIDRVVAGVLPEGKVAEIKRLQAEGKVVAMVGDGINDAPALAQADVGMAIGTGTDVAVEAGDVVLMRGDLHSAAQAIELSRRTMRTMQQNLFWAFLYNVIGIPIAAGALYPAFGLLLSPILASAAMAFSSVSVVTNSLRLRGARIA
- a CDS encoding heavy-metal-associated domain-containing protein; its protein translation is MTQLTMHISGMSCGHCVGAVKKALEGSKGVTVDQVAIGSATVHYDEGATSPDQIKHAVEAEGYAVTSAA
- a CDS encoding VIT family protein, with product MAHREMHRTEHIGWLRAAVLGANDGLISTSSLVVGVAAAQSAREPVLLAALAGLVAGALSMAAGEYVSVSSQSDTEQADLSRERGELAADPEYELSELAGIYVGRGLTPELAGQVAVQLTAHDALGAHARDELGLSHMTRARPLQAALSSAAAFAVGAALPLLLVVFLPLSGLSMIVVAASLVLLVGLGSLAAYLGGAPMWRGAARVAFWGAMAMGATALVGRLFGTVA